A single genomic interval of Veillonellales bacterium harbors:
- a CDS encoding histidine kinase N-terminal domain-containing protein gives MTVVGKLCRNITALTAEQIALLDNISQTLTLAADLAHAQVTVYAKARSDKFMVIIDQTKPNTSFIQYKPNLLGTTVHATEEPLLWRTITSGCSINGQREWALGMCIDMQTFPVWDNDKTVIAAVSFETTYEESRAEGHGILVDGAYRLLIAKTKPAEAHYYRALAASDGIIVVDERETIIFANPPAASIYKVLGVGQLVGRRITERKINMRLGHKAHSSQNPCETQFEVGNITLEQRAIPIVINDQTVRTIVIISDVTELKKKEKELLIKSAVIQEIHHRVKNNLQTIASLLRLQARRTESAEVKAALRESVNRILSISVVHEFLSQQDAEYIDVAEVAKNILDLVIQNMLEPDFNLQTVFNGNTVILPSEQASSLALVINELIQNSIEHGFIGREEGIIGIDIATFPDSYQIKIYDNGIGIPQNFNPQTSKSLGLQIVRTLIESDVGGSFKLYADKGTHACITIPRSGKEEGKL, from the coding sequence ATGACGGTAGTGGGGAAGTTATGCCGGAATATTACCGCTTTAACGGCGGAACAGATTGCGTTATTGGATAATATCAGTCAAACATTGACCTTAGCGGCTGATTTAGCGCATGCACAAGTCACCGTATATGCCAAAGCCCGCAGTGACAAATTTATGGTGATTATTGATCAGACAAAGCCCAATACCAGTTTTATTCAGTATAAGCCGAATCTGCTTGGTACTACCGTTCACGCAACTGAGGAACCGCTGCTGTGGCGAACGATTACTTCCGGGTGTTCTATAAACGGTCAACGGGAATGGGCTCTGGGTATGTGCATTGATATGCAGACTTTTCCGGTATGGGACAACGACAAAACTGTGATTGCGGCCGTAAGTTTTGAAACAACATATGAAGAGTCAAGGGCCGAGGGGCACGGTATTTTAGTCGATGGGGCATATCGCTTGTTGATTGCCAAAACAAAACCAGCGGAAGCTCATTATTATCGGGCCTTGGCGGCCAGTGACGGAATTATCGTTGTTGATGAGCGGGAAACAATTATTTTTGCCAATCCCCCGGCTGCCAGCATTTATAAGGTATTGGGCGTCGGCCAGCTTGTCGGACGGCGCATTACCGAGCGTAAGATTAACATGCGGCTGGGTCACAAGGCTCATAGCAGTCAAAATCCTTGTGAAACTCAGTTTGAAGTCGGCAATATTACCTTGGAACAGCGGGCCATACCGATTGTGATAAATGATCAGACTGTGCGAACGATTGTTATTATTTCGGATGTCACCGAACTGAAGAAAAAGGAAAAAGAGCTGCTGATTAAGTCGGCAGTGATTCAGGAAATTCATCACCGGGTAAAGAATAATTTGCAAACGATTGCCAGTTTATTGCGCCTGCAGGCCCGCCGTACAGAGTCGGCGGAAGTGAAAGCTGCTCTCAGAGAGAGCGTAAACCGTATTCTCAGTATATCAGTGGTTCACGAATTTTTATCCCAGCAAGACGCAGAATATATTGATGTGGCGGAGGTGGCAAAGAATATTTTGGATCTGGTGATTCAAAATATGCTGGAGCCGGATTTTAATTTACAGACTGTTTTTAACGGCAACACGGTCATTCTTCCTTCCGAACAGGCCAGCAGTCTTGCTTTGGTCATTAACGAATTGATCCAGAATTCCATTGAACACGGCTTCATCGGTCGGGAAGAGGGAATTATCGGCATTGATATTGCAACATTTCCTGACAGTTATCAAATCAAAATATATGATAACGGTATTGGAATACCGCAAAATTTTAATCCCCAGACTTCGAAAAGTTTGGGATTGCAAATTGTCCGTACGCTGATTGAAAGTGATGTCGGCGGCAGTTTTAAGTTGTATGCCGACAAGGGTACGCATGCCTGTATTACAATTCCCCGCAGTGGGAAGGAGGAAGGTAAGCTATGA
- the groL gene encoding chaperonin GroEL (60 kDa chaperone family; promotes refolding of misfolded polypeptides especially under stressful conditions; forms two stacked rings of heptamers to form a barrel-shaped 14mer; ends can be capped by GroES; misfolded proteins enter the barrel where they are refolded when GroES binds): protein MAKQILFDEEARRALEKGVNALANAVKVTLGPKGRNVVLDKKFGAPMITNDGVTIARDIDLEDPFENMGAQLVKEVATKTNDVAGDGTTTATLLAQAMIHEGMRNVAAGANPMILKKGIQKAVDTLVTEIKKSSQKVETKDAIAQVAAISASDGEIGELIAEAMEKVGKDGVITVEESKGMGTNLEVVEGMQFDRGYISPYMVTDTDKMEAVQTDPYILITDRKIGAIADLLPVLEKVVQQGKELLIVAEDVEGEALATLVVNKLRGTFKAVAVKAPGFGDRRKAMLEDIAILTGGNVITEELGRKLDSVELTDLGRAHQVRVSKEETTIVDGAGDSAAIKARVAQLKAQIEETTSDFDKEKLQERLAKLAGGVAVIQVGAVTEVELKEKKLRIEDALNATRAAVEEGIVAGGGTTFIDVQASLDAIQSEGDEKTGVQIVRRAIEEPVRQIANNAGLEGSIVVENVKKAGKGIGFNALTEKYIDMIAAGIVDPAKVTRSALQNAASIAAMVLTTETLVADKPEKDNPAAAAAGMGGMGGMGGMGGMM, encoded by the coding sequence ATGGCAAAGCAAATTTTATTTGATGAAGAAGCACGTCGTGCGCTGGAAAAGGGTGTAAACGCTCTGGCCAACGCTGTTAAAGTGACTTTAGGGCCAAAAGGCCGTAACGTAGTATTGGATAAAAAATTTGGTGCTCCGATGATTACAAATGATGGTGTTACCATTGCCCGTGATATCGATTTGGAAGATCCTTTTGAAAATATGGGCGCACAATTAGTAAAAGAAGTTGCCACCAAAACAAATGATGTAGCCGGCGATGGTACTACTACCGCAACGCTGCTGGCTCAGGCCATGATTCATGAAGGCATGCGCAATGTTGCTGCCGGTGCTAACCCGATGATTCTGAAAAAAGGTATTCAAAAAGCAGTGGATACTTTAGTTACCGAAATAAAGAAAAGCTCTCAAAAAGTGGAAACCAAAGATGCAATCGCACAGGTTGCTGCTATTTCCGCCAGTGACGGCGAAATTGGCGAGCTGATTGCGGAAGCTATGGAAAAAGTCGGTAAAGACGGTGTTATTACTGTTGAAGAATCCAAAGGCATGGGAACCAATCTGGAAGTGGTTGAAGGTATGCAATTTGACCGCGGCTACATTTCTCCTTACATGGTTACCGATACCGATAAAATGGAAGCTGTACAGACCGATCCCTATATTTTGATTACCGACCGTAAAATCGGTGCTATTGCGGATTTACTGCCTGTTTTGGAAAAAGTGGTTCAACAGGGCAAAGAATTGCTGATTGTTGCTGAAGATGTGGAAGGCGAGGCGCTGGCTACTCTGGTTGTCAACAAACTGCGCGGCACCTTTAAGGCTGTTGCTGTGAAAGCCCCCGGCTTTGGCGATCGCCGCAAGGCAATGCTGGAAGATATCGCAATTCTTACCGGCGGTAACGTAATTACCGAAGAATTGGGCCGCAAACTTGACAGTGTTGAACTGACTGATCTTGGCCGGGCTCATCAGGTACGGGTTTCCAAAGAAGAAACCACTATTGTCGACGGTGCCGGCGATTCTGCTGCTATTAAAGCCCGCGTAGCTCAACTTAAAGCACAAATCGAAGAAACTACATCTGATTTTGATAAGGAAAAGCTGCAGGAACGCTTGGCAAAATTGGCCGGCGGCGTAGCAGTTATTCAAGTGGGTGCGGTTACCGAAGTCGAACTGAAAGAAAAGAAACTGCGCATTGAAGATGCTTTGAATGCAACTCGTGCTGCCGTGGAGGAAGGCATTGTAGCCGGCGGCGGTACTACCTTCATTGATGTTCAAGCTTCACTGGATGCTATTCAATCTGAAGGTGATGAAAAAACCGGTGTACAAATTGTCCGCCGGGCAATTGAAGAACCGGTTCGCCAAATCGCGAATAACGCCGGTTTGGAAGGCTCTATCGTAGTAGAAAATGTTAAGAAAGCAGGGAAGGGTATTGGCTTCAATGCTCTGACAGAAAAATATATTGACATGATTGCTGCCGGTATTGTTGATCCTGCCAAAGTGACCCGGTCGGCATTGCAAAATGCTGCCAGCATTGCCGCTATGGTGCTGACTACCGAAACGTTAGTTGCTGATAAACCGGAAAAGGATAACCCGGCTGCTGCTGCCGCTGGCATGGGCGGTATGGGTGGCATGGGCGGTATGGGCGGCATGATGTAA
- a CDS encoding response regulator, translated as MNSLRIVIADNESIIRMDLKEILEEAGHTVVGEATDGLKAVELARKYQPELVIMDIKMPEMDGITAAKIISNEKIAPVLLLTAFSQKEIVEKAKDSGVLAYLVKPVKESNLFPAMEIALSRFQEFAQLEHELEDVKNSLETRKILDRAKGILMDAYNLTESEAYRRIQQYSMSKRKSIREVAEAIVNAATKNR; from the coding sequence ATGAATTCTTTGCGAATCGTGATTGCCGATAATGAGTCCATTATCCGGATGGATCTGAAGGAAATACTGGAAGAGGCCGGACATACCGTGGTAGGAGAGGCGACCGACGGCTTAAAAGCAGTGGAGCTGGCCAGAAAATATCAGCCGGAACTGGTGATTATGGATATAAAAATGCCGGAAATGGATGGAATAACAGCTGCTAAGATTATTTCCAATGAAAAGATTGCTCCTGTTTTACTGTTAACGGCATTCAGTCAGAAGGAAATTGTTGAAAAAGCCAAAGATTCGGGAGTATTGGCCTATTTGGTTAAGCCGGTTAAAGAATCCAATTTGTTTCCGGCGATGGAAATTGCTTTGTCACGATTCCAGGAATTTGCCCAATTGGAGCACGAGCTGGAAGATGTGAAAAATTCGCTGGAAACCCGAAAAATTCTTGATCGGGCCAAAGGCATTTTGATGGATGCTTATAATCTTACCGAGAGTGAAGCATATCGTCGTATTCAGCAGTATAGTATGAGTAAGCGGAAATCCATTCGCGAAGTGGCAGAGGCCATTGTCAATGCGGCTACCAAAAATCGATAA
- the groES gene encoding co-chaperone GroES, translating to MIKPLGDRVVIKVLEGELKTKSGIVLPDTAKEKPQEGQIVAVGTGKVLENGQRVALDVKAGDKIIFSKYAGTEVKVDGEEYLIVSERDILAIVE from the coding sequence ATGATTAAACCATTAGGCGACAGAGTAGTCATTAAAGTTCTGGAAGGGGAATTAAAAACAAAGAGCGGTATTGTATTGCCGGATACTGCGAAAGAAAAGCCCCAGGAAGGACAAATCGTAGCTGTAGGAACCGGTAAAGTACTTGAAAATGGTCAACGCGTAGCTCTTGATGTAAAAGCGGGTGACAAAATCATTTTCTCTAAATATGCTGGTACTGAAGTGAAAGTAGATGGAGAGGAATATCTCATTGTTAGCGAAAGAGACATTCTGGCAATTGTAGAGTAA